In Sphingopyxis sp. 113P3, one DNA window encodes the following:
- a CDS encoding ShlB/FhaC/HecB family hemolysin secretion/activation protein, which translates to MGDEGLWDIENSAPAARRGTHARLIGYAGLIAAALPGAAWAQATPQIPTREEIQGPALPPAVPPPERIVAADDSIERAPCPLADPQFANVRINVRQVQFSSIEGINPALLDAAWRDRVGQDMPIAVVCDIRDRAATILRSKGYLAAVRVPPQTIDDGVVRLDILAARMTRVEVRGNAGANEALLQRYLSRLDDQPVFNILDAERYLLLARDIPGFDARLTLRPGSEPGEVVGEVTVVRTPVIFDGSIQNFGSHDVGRWGGIARVRFAGLTGMGDLTTASIYSTADFDEQQVVQLAHEFRVGGQGLRLGGSYTYAWTRPDLPGLAIKSRTQVVSLFASYPLTLTQAHRLTLGGGLDFIDQDIGLGPVPLNRDRLRVFNLRADASWIDPASIAGRGGYNPSEPRWAFGASLEARQGVNFLGASDDCGPAGAACFLPGAIPLSRIEGKPDAFLVRASASAEWRPVKEFTLSAAPRAQWASDPLLSYEEFSGGNFTIGRGFDPGTVIGDSGAAVSLEARYGSLVPANTRKFAVQPFAFFDAAFVWNKDSAFNGFNPQKLYSAGGGVRVTYGDLGRLDVTFAAPLNRPALLAKRPDPRLLVTLTTQFGVRAR; encoded by the coding sequence ATGGGCGACGAGGGGCTTTGGGATATCGAAAATTCGGCGCCTGCCGCGCGACGCGGGACACACGCCCGGCTGATCGGCTACGCGGGGTTGATCGCCGCCGCGCTGCCCGGTGCCGCCTGGGCGCAGGCCACCCCGCAGATTCCGACGCGCGAGGAAATTCAGGGTCCCGCCCTCCCGCCCGCCGTGCCCCCGCCCGAACGGATTGTCGCCGCCGACGACAGCATCGAGCGCGCGCCCTGCCCCCTCGCCGACCCCCAGTTTGCAAATGTTCGCATCAACGTGCGGCAAGTGCAGTTTTCGAGCATCGAGGGGATCAATCCCGCGCTTCTCGACGCCGCCTGGAGGGACCGGGTCGGACAGGATATGCCGATAGCGGTTGTGTGCGACATTCGCGATCGCGCCGCGACGATATTGCGCTCGAAGGGTTATCTCGCCGCCGTCCGCGTCCCGCCGCAAACGATCGATGACGGTGTCGTCCGGCTCGACATCCTCGCAGCGCGGATGACGCGCGTCGAGGTACGCGGCAACGCCGGCGCCAATGAAGCGCTGCTCCAGCGCTATCTCTCCCGACTCGACGATCAGCCCGTATTCAACATTCTCGATGCTGAGCGCTATCTGCTGCTCGCGCGCGACATTCCCGGCTTTGACGCGCGCCTGACGCTGCGTCCGGGCAGCGAGCCCGGCGAAGTCGTCGGCGAGGTCACGGTCGTGCGCACGCCCGTGATCTTCGATGGGAGCATCCAGAATTTCGGATCGCATGACGTCGGGCGCTGGGGCGGCATCGCCCGCGTGCGCTTTGCCGGTCTGACGGGCATGGGTGACCTTACGACCGCCAGCATTTATTCAACCGCCGATTTCGACGAGCAGCAGGTGGTCCAGCTCGCGCACGAGTTCCGCGTCGGCGGGCAAGGACTGCGGCTCGGAGGCAGCTATACCTATGCCTGGACGCGCCCCGATCTTCCGGGTCTTGCGATCAAGTCCAGGACGCAGGTTGTCAGCCTTTTCGCCTCCTATCCCCTCACGCTGACGCAGGCGCACCGGCTGACGCTTGGCGGCGGGCTCGATTTTATCGACCAGGACATCGGCCTTGGCCCCGTCCCGCTCAACCGCGACCGACTGCGGGTCTTCAACCTGCGCGCCGATGCAAGCTGGATCGACCCCGCGTCGATCGCCGGGCGCGGCGGATATAATCCCTCCGAACCCCGCTGGGCCTTCGGAGCATCACTCGAAGCACGCCAGGGCGTCAACTTCCTCGGCGCGAGCGACGATTGCGGTCCTGCGGGCGCCGCCTGCTTCCTGCCCGGCGCGATTCCGCTCTCGCGCATCGAGGGCAAGCCCGATGCCTTTCTGGTGCGCGCGAGTGCTTCGGCCGAATGGCGGCCCGTCAAGGAGTTCACCCTGTCCGCGGCCCCCCGGGCGCAATGGGCGAGCGATCCGCTTCTTTCCTATGAAGAATTTTCAGGCGGCAATTTCACCATCGGCCGCGGCTTCGATCCCGGAACGGTTATCGGAGACAGCGGCGCCGCGGTGTCGCTCGAGGCGCGCTACGGTTCACTGGTGCCTGCGAACACCAGGAAATTCGCGGTCCAGCCCTTCGCCTTTTTCGACGCGGCCTTTGTGTGGAACAAGGACAGTGCCTTCAACGGCTTCAATCCCCAGAAGCTCTATTCGGCAGGCGGCGGGGTGCGCGTCACCTATGGCGACCTTGGTCGGCTCGATGTCACCTTCGCAGCTCCGCTCAACCGTCCCGCCCTCCTGGCCAAGCGGCCCGACCCCCGCCTGCTCGTCACGCTGACGACGCAGTTCGGCGTGCGGGCGCGCTGA
- a CDS encoding beta strand repeat-containing protein, with protein MRAASTLSPVRQGRRRLLGSCAIAAGLAAIALGGPARAQVAGTGQIVSGSGTIAPPQPLGPTAPPNSTQVQVTGPETIINWTPTDSAPTGGAIDFLPEGNTLEFYGTGQYTVLNRFVDAGGGSIGRQVALNGTVNSYIGSPFATGGNAQGGSIWFYNAGGILIGSGATLDVGSLVLTSNDIDTTGGLFGAGGEIRFRGASGSTSSIDIGSGASISAAYPGSVLFPANPGGSYVALVAPRIVQNGTVSTDGSTAFVAAEQADIRINNGLFDINVLVGAEGGNVITHSGVTTGPAHEQGDVDQSRVYMVAIPKNDAVTMLVTGQVGYQDAVVAQTDPDGAVRLSAGYNITNGEIDDTPVNAAAANITVNDTLFLSDTIAHASGAFAGEPLVTPPPGGIVVPPAHLGRLVVQGSGVFIGDQSASLTVGAGRIVGATGDLAIQSGGTTTAPGNASVTVNGGVLAALGALDIIASGLPQADGSVTGGSASLSVIGGTATAGNITVRSEGAGIAGVGGPGGNGTGGAASILVSGAGASLGADSIAVESMGSGSDRTDIDVPALTGGNGTGGSATLTVADGGSLTANDTLAVNATGSGADGRTQAGNGTGGSAALNILGGTLDAPNIEITAAGIGGGGGEGDDSSGSGVTPPGTGGVGTGGSAAVIIDGAAAVNTGSFTVYASGTGGQGGDFFSFTGLAGDGGTGGDGTGGTATITVAAGTLDTGSLVADAAGLGGQGGNVFASGSGGPVTGTGVGGQGGVGQGGTASIDLSTEINSSDSLVSTAQGVGGNGGFGLVGGNGGDGIGGTAETSIGFNAGVFAGSINAQGLGGNGGFADDGAGGNGGDGTGGTARLRAEGAAAEVRVTQENFSSGGIGGSGGTASGFFSGAATGPRGGDGGDGTGGTLEIVASGGATVELGDDSSSTVSFASAGTGGNGGSGAYNAYGPGTTGGEGGTGGAGNGGTIRLLADGGTITSADLSVAIASGGVSGTGGIGGTGTDANGADGSVLGTTGGRIILEAAPAGTIDLGSTTLRANGDAGGRIELRSAGSIGVAELQAEALGIAAPTNYNTDTAPAGIFVALDGGSVSSAGAATFTTFSSVGVYASGNGQLAVGGDLTIIAVDQIDIRHDNRTGTAATIGAAGPITAIATNGISGAPGSLIDAGGALRLNASAGDIAVDRLHGADIYLQSLNDTTVGHAEADNDFFANAQNFATGLNSIITGGNINIFVADTVDLGNSSAGGYVSALAQAITFNAIEAGSTVSLFADGATGSGITGGDITAGGDISLIGQAINLTGTAQTPGSLTAFTIDGDLAIASSNIAGNIELFVNGDVSGTYRAGGNVNILATGDAVLEADAAGTYVSSAGIPSEGYVFVDADGDATLTDSSAATMLGVRSGGATSITGGTAGEDIFVLAGTSATLANLTAGDDLNVTSGGAMTISNAATTGSGADDRSIVYETTPASGSSPPVTVLQIQSSTPDLSNMTLSAPSATINAADVSAFGNLTATAGDGISAAPGSLMDAGGTLSLNATAGDIAVGRLHGADIVLASLGDTTVVHAEADNDFFANAQNFATGLNSIITGGNIDIVAADTVDLGNSSAGGYVSALGQVVTFNAIDAGSTVSLFANGAAGSGITGGDITAGGDVSLFGQAINLTGTVQTPASLSATTIAGDLAIASSNIAGNISLFANGNVSGTYRAGGNVNIRTSGDAVVEADAAGTYVSSAGIPSEGYVFVDAEGDATLTDSSAATMLGVRSGGATSVTGGTAGEDIFILAGTTATLANLTAGDDLNVTSAGAMTISNAATTGSGADDRSIVYETTPASGSSPPVTMLQIQSSAPDLSNVTLSAPSATINAADVSAFSNLTATASGTVTGGGLLEAGLAATIIGSALSLEAVTAGTDAVLTATLGGVTATGAIAAGHDVTVTAPGDIAAAEVDAGDDVLLSAGGAISAGAAFAYGSGADDEGNGSNVVATASGAILFDGDISSANDTTLTGASIAAQAIDAGGGILLTATGGGGGAIAVSDAAAGGYFGATGQSVSFTSIDAGAVSLTAVGGAITGGTITAGDEVQLTGASITVTSVEGDASLNAQATAGAIAIAEANVAGFVDVAATGAISGAYTAGGDIALTTPGAINASVNALGGYEDPGTDAIAAGNAYLDAGGNVTLANSSAAGMLGINAGGSVTVTGAAAGEDALVIAGTTANLADLSAGDDIDVRAGGNIIANNVSATGDGPDGFGLFYVSGSGFAIGMGEGVSTLDGADIDLNSSGGSITGTGLSAGDDIFLTAAAAINLNGAGTLGLGVTGGDSSIFAQSAAATLGSLGAADDVVVDASGAVDITAPVVAGRDIAIDAGSVTTTILTGPSDNLVNSLAAGRDLAITTAGAIETGALAAARDVTMDAGTTIQTLQAVSGAGGTLSLSGNDGVTGERVVGGGATDLASTGGAINIASLESAGPVTASADSIRISAPGSLDFALLETDVGDAFVNADGNLSVATASVAGMADMRARGGSLAIADLTAGRANLEAQGDMILGPVTAANTLVAEAGGLLAVNNAIVAEQISLGSGDITIGANGRIGALGTTLLLDVRNTDPGATTFIGGTGTRAGYHIDSSEMTRLFSDRITIFAPVLDGSDSAFVASAPGTLFVPIASVGSSAPPDVVIDDFTMTAGGSASNLGATGSLTISTPGKARVVGDVSLTGMGDDNALNMFADDALEVILGEGSIRLSGASIDTPAGLLRIQSDDVIVATLAAIGDVAGVSTIDAIEERLAQNDGVTSDDGALYAGGITARVLGGFYVQNSGTGTDYGERRGLTFGAGGLNVNPVTAETRLVINGVHLGPQGQVTGLDTIPLLSVRGGTPSPGDFDPRSTFNGCVIANPSACLAIDIPDNGGFPVQDVIEEESNDDGSDSISLPTALITMRAIDPLTGEPLLDDPVTGAGNDDLWTPPGE; from the coding sequence ATGCGCGCCGCCTCCACTCTTTCGCCCGTCCGTCAAGGCCGACGGCGCCTGCTGGGCAGCTGCGCGATCGCGGCAGGGCTTGCCGCGATTGCTTTGGGGGGCCCCGCAAGGGCGCAGGTCGCGGGAACCGGCCAGATCGTGAGCGGGAGCGGCACCATCGCTCCGCCTCAGCCGCTCGGGCCCACCGCCCCGCCGAATTCGACCCAGGTACAGGTGACGGGGCCGGAGACGATCATCAACTGGACCCCGACCGACAGCGCCCCCACCGGGGGCGCCATAGATTTTCTCCCGGAAGGCAATACGCTCGAATTCTACGGGACCGGCCAATATACCGTGCTCAATCGCTTCGTCGACGCTGGCGGCGGGTCGATCGGCCGGCAGGTCGCGCTCAACGGCACGGTCAACAGCTATATCGGTTCGCCCTTCGCCACCGGCGGCAATGCGCAAGGGGGGAGCATCTGGTTTTATAACGCGGGCGGGATCCTGATCGGCAGCGGCGCCACGCTCGACGTCGGCAGTCTGGTCCTCACCAGCAACGACATCGATACGACCGGCGGCTTATTCGGCGCCGGCGGCGAGATCCGCTTTCGCGGAGCGTCCGGCAGCACCTCGTCGATCGATATCGGCTCGGGCGCGAGCATAAGCGCCGCCTACCCTGGCAGCGTTCTTTTCCCGGCAAATCCCGGGGGCAGCTATGTTGCGCTTGTGGCCCCGCGTATCGTGCAGAACGGCACCGTTTCGACCGACGGGTCGACCGCCTTTGTTGCCGCCGAGCAGGCCGATATCCGCATCAACAACGGCCTGTTTGACATCAATGTGCTTGTTGGCGCGGAAGGCGGCAATGTCATCACCCACAGCGGCGTCACCACGGGACCCGCTCATGAGCAGGGTGATGTCGACCAGAGCCGCGTCTATATGGTCGCGATACCCAAGAATGATGCCGTCACGATGCTGGTGACGGGCCAGGTGGGGTATCAGGACGCTGTGGTGGCGCAGACCGACCCCGACGGCGCAGTGCGCCTGTCGGCAGGCTATAATATCACCAACGGCGAGATCGACGACACGCCGGTCAATGCGGCCGCTGCGAACATCACCGTCAATGACACCCTCTTTCTGAGTGACACCATAGCGCACGCCAGCGGCGCGTTCGCAGGCGAGCCGCTCGTCACGCCTCCGCCGGGCGGCATCGTCGTTCCTCCCGCCCATCTTGGGCGCCTCGTCGTCCAGGGCAGCGGCGTCTTCATCGGCGACCAGAGCGCGTCGCTAACTGTCGGCGCTGGACGGATCGTGGGCGCGACTGGCGACCTTGCGATCCAGTCGGGCGGGACCACGACGGCACCGGGCAATGCAAGCGTCACGGTGAACGGCGGGGTACTGGCGGCGCTCGGGGCGCTCGACATCATCGCAAGCGGCCTGCCGCAAGCCGACGGCTCGGTTACCGGCGGCTCGGCGAGCCTGTCTGTCATCGGCGGCACGGCGACCGCGGGCAACATCACCGTCCGTTCAGAGGGCGCAGGGATCGCCGGGGTCGGCGGCCCGGGAGGCAATGGCACGGGCGGCGCTGCTTCCATCCTGGTCTCGGGCGCGGGCGCCTCGCTTGGCGCCGACAGTATCGCGGTCGAGTCGATGGGATCAGGTAGCGACCGGACCGATATTGACGTGCCCGCGCTCACCGGCGGAAATGGTACGGGCGGCAGCGCGACCCTCACCGTCGCGGACGGCGGCAGCCTCACCGCAAACGACACGCTTGCGGTCAATGCGACAGGTTCCGGGGCCGATGGGCGGACCCAGGCTGGCAATGGAACGGGCGGCAGCGCCGCGCTGAACATCCTGGGGGGAACCCTCGACGCCCCCAATATCGAGATCACTGCTGCCGGCATAGGCGGAGGCGGCGGCGAAGGCGACGACTCGAGCGGGTCCGGGGTGACCCCGCCGGGCACTGGCGGCGTTGGCACCGGCGGCAGCGCGGCGGTGATCATCGATGGCGCCGCCGCGGTCAATACAGGATCCTTCACTGTCTATGCCAGCGGTACCGGGGGCCAGGGGGGCGATTTCTTCTCCTTCACCGGTCTCGCGGGGGACGGCGGAACGGGGGGCGACGGCACGGGCGGCACCGCCACGATCACCGTTGCCGCGGGCACACTCGACACCGGGTCGCTGGTCGCCGACGCGGCCGGCCTTGGCGGACAGGGCGGCAACGTCTTCGCGTCGGGCAGCGGGGGCCCCGTCACGGGCACCGGCGTCGGGGGTCAAGGCGGCGTCGGACAGGGCGGCACGGCGAGCATCGACCTTTCAACCGAGATCAACAGCAGCGATAGCCTCGTCAGCACCGCCCAAGGGGTTGGCGGCAATGGCGGCTTCGGCCTGGTCGGCGGCAATGGCGGCGATGGCATCGGCGGCACGGCAGAGACCAGCATCGGCTTCAACGCAGGCGTCTTCGCCGGCTCGATCAATGCCCAGGGACTGGGCGGAAACGGAGGCTTCGCCGACGACGGCGCGGGCGGAAACGGCGGCGACGGCACGGGCGGCACAGCGCGCCTTCGAGCCGAAGGCGCAGCGGCCGAAGTCCGGGTGACGCAAGAGAATTTTTCGAGCGGCGGAATTGGCGGCAGCGGAGGAACGGCGAGCGGCTTCTTCAGCGGCGCGGCGACGGGCCCGCGCGGCGGCGACGGGGGCGATGGCACGGGCGGCACGCTCGAAATCGTCGCGAGCGGCGGCGCAACCGTGGAGCTCGGTGATGACTCAAGCAGTACAGTGAGTTTCGCGAGCGCGGGCACCGGCGGCAACGGCGGAAGCGGCGCCTACAACGCCTATGGGCCCGGGACGACCGGAGGCGAAGGCGGCACCGGCGGCGCGGGGAATGGCGGAACGATACGCCTCCTCGCCGACGGCGGCACGATCACGTCGGCCGACTTGTCCGTCGCAATCGCCTCCGGCGGGGTTTCGGGTACAGGGGGCATCGGCGGCACCGGCACCGATGCCAACGGCGCTGACGGCAGCGTCCTCGGGACGACGGGCGGCCGGATCATCCTCGAGGCAGCGCCGGCAGGAACGATCGACCTTGGTTCCACGACGCTTAGAGCGAACGGGGATGCGGGCGGACGCATCGAATTGCGTTCGGCCGGGAGCATCGGGGTTGCGGAGCTTCAGGCCGAAGCGCTGGGGATCGCCGCACCCACCAACTACAACACCGATACAGCGCCCGCGGGCATTTTCGTCGCGCTGGATGGGGGGAGCGTTTCAAGCGCAGGAGCAGCGACGTTCACCACCTTCAGTTCGGTTGGCGTCTATGCCAGCGGCAATGGGCAGTTGGCGGTCGGCGGCGACCTGACGATCATCGCGGTCGACCAGATCGACATTCGCCATGACAATCGCACGGGTACGGCGGCGACGATCGGTGCCGCCGGCCCCATCACGGCCATCGCGACGAACGGCATCAGCGGGGCGCCAGGCAGCCTCATTGACGCAGGCGGCGCGCTCAGGCTGAACGCTTCGGCAGGGGATATCGCTGTCGACCGCCTGCACGGCGCCGACATTTACCTGCAGAGCCTCAATGACACCACCGTCGGGCATGCCGAAGCCGACAATGATTTCTTCGCTAACGCCCAGAATTTCGCGACGGGCCTCAACTCCATCATCACCGGCGGCAATATCAACATTTTCGTGGCCGATACGGTCGACCTCGGCAATTCGAGTGCGGGCGGCTACGTCTCGGCCCTCGCCCAGGCCATCACCTTCAATGCGATCGAAGCGGGATCGACGGTCTCGCTTTTTGCCGATGGCGCCACAGGAAGCGGCATTACCGGCGGCGACATCACGGCCGGGGGCGATATCAGCCTCATTGGACAGGCGATCAACCTCACGGGCACCGCTCAAACGCCGGGGTCGCTCACGGCTTTCACGATCGACGGCGATCTTGCGATCGCCTCCAGCAATATTGCTGGAAACATCGAGCTGTTCGTCAATGGCGATGTGAGCGGCACCTATCGCGCGGGCGGCAATGTCAATATCCTGGCGACCGGTGACGCCGTGCTGGAAGCGGACGCTGCCGGCACCTACGTCAGCAGTGCAGGCATTCCTTCCGAAGGCTATGTCTTCGTCGATGCGGACGGCGATGCGACGCTGACCGACAGCAGCGCGGCGACCATGCTGGGTGTCCGCTCGGGCGGCGCAACGAGCATCACCGGCGGAACCGCGGGCGAGGATATTTTCGTCCTTGCCGGGACAAGCGCGACCCTCGCCAATCTCACGGCGGGCGACGATCTTAACGTGACCTCGGGCGGCGCGATGACGATCAGCAACGCCGCGACGACGGGTAGCGGCGCCGATGATCGCAGCATCGTCTACGAAACCACCCCCGCGTCGGGATCGAGCCCGCCGGTCACGGTGCTCCAGATCCAGTCGAGCACTCCTGATCTTTCGAACATGACGCTGTCGGCGCCGAGCGCGACGATCAACGCGGCCGATGTGAGCGCCTTTGGCAACCTGACCGCGACCGCTGGGGACGGCATCAGCGCGGCGCCGGGCAGCCTCATGGATGCCGGCGGTACGCTCAGCCTGAACGCGACGGCGGGGGATATCGCGGTCGGCCGCCTGCACGGCGCCGACATTGTCCTGGCGAGCCTCGGTGACACCACCGTCGTGCATGCCGAAGCCGACAATGATTTCTTCGCTAACGCCCAGAATTTCGCGACGGGCCTCAATTCCATCATCACCGGCGGCAACATCGACATTGTCGCGGCCGATACGGTCGACCTCGGCAATTCGAGTGCGGGCGGCTACGTCTCGGCCCTCGGCCAGGTCGTCACCTTCAATGCGATCGACGCGGGATCGACGGTCTCGCTTTTCGCCAATGGCGCCGCAGGAAGCGGCATTACCGGCGGCGACATCACGGCCGGGGGCGATGTCAGCCTCTTTGGACAGGCGATCAACCTGACGGGCACCGTTCAAACCCCGGCATCGCTGTCGGCCACCACGATCGCCGGCGATCTCGCGATCGCCTCCAGTAATATTGCCGGCAATATCAGCCTGTTCGCCAATGGCAATGTAAGCGGCACCTATCGCGCGGGCGGCAATGTCAATATCCGGACGAGCGGTGACGCGGTTGTGGAGGCGGACGCTGCCGGCACCTACGTCAGCAGTGCAGGCATTCCTTCCGAAGGCTATGTCTTCGTCGATGCGGAGGGTGATGCGACGCTGACCGACAGCAGCGCGGCGACCATGCTGGGTGTCCGCTCGGGCGGCGCAACGAGCGTCACCGGCGGAACGGCGGGCGAGGATATTTTCATCCTTGCCGGCACAACCGCGACCCTTGCCAACCTCACGGCGGGCGACGATCTTAACGTGACCTCGGCCGGCGCGATGACGATCAGCAACGCCGCGACGACGGGTAGCGGCGCCGATGATCGCAGCATCGTCTACGAAACCACCCCCGCGTCGGGGTCGAGCCCGCCGGTCACGATGCTCCAGATCCAGTCGAGCGCTCCTGATCTTTCGAACGTGACGCTGTCGGCACCGAGCGCGACGATCAACGCGGCCGATGTGAGCGCCTTTTCCAACCTGACCGCCACGGCAAGCGGGACGGTGACCGGTGGAGGCCTGCTCGAGGCTGGCCTTGCGGCCACCATCATCGGCAGCGCGCTGTCGCTCGAAGCCGTTACCGCGGGAACCGATGCTGTACTCACCGCAACCTTGGGAGGCGTCACCGCCACCGGAGCGATCGCGGCGGGTCATGACGTGACCGTCACTGCTCCTGGCGATATCGCGGCCGCGGAGGTCGATGCAGGCGACGATGTCCTGCTTTCGGCAGGCGGCGCGATCAGCGCCGGGGCGGCCTTCGCCTATGGGAGCGGCGCCGACGACGAAGGCAATGGCAGCAATGTCGTCGCGACCGCCAGCGGCGCGATCCTGTTTGACGGTGATATCAGCTCCGCGAACGACACCACACTGACCGGCGCATCGATCGCGGCGCAAGCGATCGATGCCGGCGGCGGCATTCTCCTCACGGCGACAGGAGGCGGCGGCGGTGCCATCGCTGTCTCCGACGCCGCCGCAGGCGGCTATTTCGGAGCCACCGGCCAGTCGGTTTCCTTCACCAGCATCGACGCAGGCGCGGTCAGCCTCACCGCCGTCGGCGGAGCAATCACCGGCGGGACGATTACCGCCGGTGATGAGGTCCAGTTGACCGGTGCCAGCATCACGGTGACGAGCGTGGAGGGCGACGCATCGCTCAATGCGCAGGCCACAGCGGGAGCCATCGCCATCGCCGAGGCAAATGTCGCCGGCTTTGTCGATGTGGCGGCCACCGGGGCAATCAGCGGCGCCTATACAGCGGGCGGGGATATCGCCCTCACCACCCCCGGCGCGATCAACGCCAGCGTCAATGCGCTCGGCGGCTATGAGGATCCCGGCACCGACGCCATAGCGGCGGGGAACGCGTACCTCGACGCCGGCGGGAACGTCACTCTCGCAAACAGCAGCGCGGCTGGCATGCTCGGGATAAATGCGGGCGGTTCGGTCACTGTGACGGGAGCGGCGGCGGGCGAGGATGCCCTGGTGATCGCGGGCACGACCGCGAATCTCGCCGACCTCAGCGCTGGCGATGATATCGATGTTCGCGCCGGCGGAAACATCATCGCGAACAATGTGAGCGCGACGGGCGACGGGCCTGACGGTTTCGGGCTTTTCTATGTATCGGGATCGGGCTTTGCCATCGGCATGGGCGAAGGCGTCTCGACGCTCGATGGCGCGGATATCGACCTCAATTCGTCGGGAGGCTCGATAACGGGTACCGGCCTCTCGGCCGGTGACGATATCTTCCTCACCGCCGCTGCGGCGATCAACCTCAACGGCGCCGGAACGCTGGGGCTCGGCGTGACCGGAGGCGACAGCAGTATCTTTGCGCAGAGCGCGGCCGCGACGCTCGGCAGTCTTGGCGCCGCCGATGATGTCGTGGTGGACGCGTCCGGGGCCGTCGACATCACCGCGCCCGTTGTTGCCGGGCGGGACATTGCGATCGATGCGGGCTCGGTCACGACCACCATCCTGACCGGTCCTTCGGACAATCTCGTCAACTCGCTCGCTGCCGGCCGCGACCTCGCCATCACGACCGCGGGCGCAATCGAGACCGGCGCACTCGCCGCTGCGCGCGACGTCACGATGGATGCAGGCACGACGATCCAGACGCTTCAGGCCGTCTCGGGCGCGGGAGGCACGCTTTCACTCAGCGGCAACGACGGCGTGACAGGCGAGCGCGTCGTCGGCGGGGGCGCGACCGATCTTGCAAGCACCGGGGGAGCCATCAACATTGCGAGCCTCGAATCGGCGGGCCCCGTCACGGCGAGCGCCGACAGCATCCGGATTTCAGCGCCCGGATCGCTCGACTTTGCTCTGCTCGAGACCGACGTCGGCGATGCCTTCGTCAATGCGGACGGCAATCTTTCGGTCGCGACGGCCTCGGTCGCGGGGATGGCCGATATGCGCGCGCGCGGCGGGAGCCTTGCCATTGCAGACCTCACCGCGGGCCGCGCGAACCTCGAGGCCCAGGGCGACATGATCCTCGGTCCCGTTACCGCTGCGAATACGCTCGTCGCCGAAGCCGGCGGCCTGCTCGCGGTCAACAATGCCATTGTCGCAGAGCAGATTTCGCTCGGATCAGGTGACATAACGATCGGCGCCAACGGCCGTATCGGAGCCCTCGGCACCACCCTGCTCCTCGATGTGCGCAATACCGATCCGGGTGCGACCACCTTCATTGGCGGCACGGGCACGCGCGCTGGCTATCATATCGACAGCAGCGAAATGACCCGCCTGTTCAGCGATCGCATCACCATCTTCGCGCCCGTCCTCGACGGCAGCGACAGCGCCTTTGTCGCCTCCGCTCCGGGCACCCTGTTTGTCCCGATCGCATCGGTGGGCTCCAGCGCGCCGCCCGACGTCGTCATCGATGACTTTACAATGACCGCCGGCGGGTCGGCTTCGAACCTCGGCGCCACCGGGTCGCTCACGATCAGCACGCCGGGCAAGGCGCGGGTGGTCGGCGATGTTTCCTTGACCGGTATGGGCGATGACAATGCGCTCAATATGTTCGCCGACGACGCGCTCGAAGTGATCCTGGGCGAAGGCTCGATCCGCTTGTCGGGCGCAAGCATTGATACACCGGCGGGCTTGCTGCGTATCCAGTCAGACGATGTGATCGTTGCGACCCTCGCCGCAATCGGAGATGTCGCGGGCGTTTCCACCATTGACGCGATCGAGGAACGACTTGCGCAAAATGACGGCGTGACGAGCGACGATGGCGCGCTGTACGCTGGCGGCATCACCGCCCGCGTCCTGGGCGGCTTTTATGTTCAGAACAGCGGCACCGGCACCGATTATGGCGAGCGCCGCGGTCTGACGTTCGGGGCGGGCGGGCTCAATGTGAACCCCGTGACCGCGGAGACCCGGCTCGTGATCAACGGCGTCCATCTCGGTCCGCAAGGCCAGGTGACCGGGCTCGACACCATCCCGCTGCTCAGCGTCAGGGGCGGGACGCCCTCCCCCGGCGATTTCGACCCGCGCTCGACCTTCAATGGCTGCGTAATCGCCAACCCCAGCGCGTGCCTTGCGATCGACATTCCGGACAATGGCGGCTTCCCGGTGCAGGACGTCATCGAAGAGGAAAGCAATGACGACGGCAGCGACAGCATCAGCCTCCCGACGGCACTGATTACGATGCGCGCGATCGACCCGCTGACGGGCGAACCGTTGCTCGACGATCCCGTGACCGGCGCGGGGAACGATGATCTGTGGACGCCACCCGGCGAATAG